The following coding sequences are from one Natrarchaeobaculum sulfurireducens window:
- a CDS encoding phosphopantetheine adenylyltransferase: MDVALGGTFDPVHDGHRKLFERAFELGDVTIGLTSDTLAPKTRSVDRHVRPYDERKATLENELAAIAPEYDREFEVRTLDSPTGIATEPQFEYLVVSPETKGGGERINEIRRKRGHDPLEIVVVPHVLAEDGDIISSTRIFQGEIDEHGSVVEE, from the coding sequence ATGGACGTCGCGCTTGGTGGGACGTTCGACCCCGTTCACGACGGACACCGAAAGCTGTTCGAGCGGGCGTTCGAACTCGGAGACGTGACGATCGGCCTGACGAGCGACACGCTCGCTCCGAAGACCCGAAGCGTCGATCGCCACGTCAGACCGTACGACGAACGCAAGGCTACCCTCGAAAACGAACTCGCGGCGATCGCCCCCGAGTACGATCGGGAGTTCGAGGTCCGCACGCTCGATTCGCCGACGGGTATCGCCACCGAACCGCAGTTCGAGTACCTCGTCGTTTCACCCGAGACCAAAGGCGGCGGCGAGCGTATCAACGAGATTCGTCGCAAACGTGGACACGACCCGCTCGAGATCGTCGTCGTTCCGCACGTCCTCGCCGAAGACGGTGACATCATCTCGAGCACGCGAATTTTTCAGGGTGAAATCGACGAACACGGGTCCGTCGTCGAGGAGTGA
- the cdd gene encoding cytidine deaminase, which translates to MTTRDLLEAAREIQSAAHVPYSEYTVGAALETADGEVFVGCNLENANYSNSLHAEAVAIAEAVKNGHTDFSRIAVSSGPRDGVTPCGMCRQTLAEFCADDLKVICDEGEGEEPTVYTLGDLLPNTITQDMLE; encoded by the coding sequence ATGACCACCCGCGACTTACTCGAGGCCGCCCGCGAAATTCAGTCCGCAGCCCACGTTCCGTACTCCGAGTACACCGTGGGGGCGGCTCTCGAGACCGCCGATGGCGAGGTCTTCGTCGGCTGTAACCTCGAGAACGCAAACTACAGCAACAGCCTCCACGCCGAAGCGGTCGCCATCGCCGAAGCAGTGAAAAACGGTCACACCGACTTCTCGAGGATCGCCGTCAGCTCCGGCCCTCGGGACGGCGTCACCCCCTGTGGCATGTGCCGTCAGACGCTCGCGGAGTTCTGTGCGGACGACCTGAAAGTTATCTGTGACGAAGGCGAGGGTGAAGAGCCGACCGTCTACACGCTTGGGGACCTCCTACCGAACACCATTACCCAAGACATGCTCGAGTGA
- the dacZ gene encoding diadenylate cyclase DacZ, translating into MAGLDDVFGALFSNVDAVVLFGPSGSYYERVTAIDDLDVVVVSTENDVGAETFVELPLEFDEVAERIRFGLEGALEQGIIEGGDELACATSVFSDEIDTVSRVRANANAQTGIYDLFAKSRPEPEVIKAVLELAIELGKKGQKGKPVGALFVVGDAGKVMNKSRPLSYNPFEKSHVHVGDQIVNVMLKEFSRLDGAFVISDAGKIVSAYRYLEPSAEGVDIPKGLGARHMAAGAITRDTNAIAIVLSESDGLVRAFKAGEIILEVDPEAY; encoded by the coding sequence ATGGCCGGATTAGACGACGTGTTCGGGGCTCTTTTCTCGAATGTCGATGCCGTTGTGCTCTTCGGACCGAGCGGCTCGTACTACGAGCGCGTGACGGCGATCGATGACCTCGACGTGGTCGTCGTCAGTACGGAAAACGACGTGGGGGCGGAGACGTTCGTCGAACTCCCACTCGAGTTCGACGAGGTGGCCGAACGGATTCGATTCGGGCTCGAGGGCGCACTCGAGCAGGGGATCATCGAAGGCGGCGACGAACTCGCTTGCGCGACGAGCGTCTTCAGCGACGAGATCGACACGGTCTCTCGCGTCCGAGCGAACGCCAACGCACAGACGGGAATCTACGATCTGTTCGCGAAATCGCGGCCCGAACCCGAGGTCATCAAGGCAGTTCTCGAGTTGGCGATCGAACTCGGCAAGAAGGGCCAGAAGGGGAAACCTGTGGGTGCACTGTTCGTCGTCGGCGACGCGGGGAAGGTAATGAACAAGTCCCGACCGCTTTCGTACAACCCGTTCGAGAAATCCCACGTCCACGTCGGCGATCAGATCGTGAACGTCATGTTGAAGGAGTTCTCGCGGCTCGACGGCGCCTTCGTCATCTCCGATGCGGGGAAGATCGTCTCGGCGTACCGGTACCTCGAGCCGTCCGCAGAGGGCGTCGACATCCCCAAAGGGCTCGGTGCACGCCACATGGCGGCCGGGGCGATCACGCGAGATACGAACGCCATCGCGATCGTCCTCTCCGAGAGTGACGGGCTCGTGCGGGCGTTCAAAGCCGGTGAAATTATTCTGGAGGTCGACCCGGAGGCGTACTGA
- a CDS encoding transcription initiation factor IIB family protein — protein MHSARDRVEYEPWLEELEAIADRLELSTDARSCAIDLFLMDVPELDRSKRTALAASVYAGSLIAGDGRTQRTVADAADVSRLSIQTRWKARLEEAGLEPPRW, from the coding sequence ATGCACAGTGCGCGAGATCGCGTCGAGTACGAACCGTGGCTCGAGGAACTCGAGGCGATCGCCGACCGGCTCGAGCTCTCTACGGACGCTCGATCGTGTGCGATCGATCTCTTTCTGATGGACGTTCCGGAACTGGATCGATCGAAGCGTACAGCCCTCGCGGCGAGCGTGTACGCTGGCTCGCTCATCGCGGGTGATGGACGAACTCAGCGAACCGTCGCCGACGCGGCCGACGTCTCACGACTCTCGATCCAGACCCGCTGGAAAGCCCGCCTCGAGGAGGCCGGGCTCGAACCACCACGGTGGTGA
- a CDS encoding mechanosensitive ion channel domain-containing protein: MEWQTLIDEPAVIAMAVLVLGLVVGYLVGRLNKELLSASGVPETVEGTPFERTAQSIGTSTVEIVARLSSWFIYGIAVLTAIHIAQLLDTDAFWFRVTEFIPQVFIAVLILILGFIIADKSELVVSEYLRGVKLPDVSVLPRLVKYSVLYVAFVLALGQIGVYVLPLVVLLAIFAAGAIVVGAIAFKDFLVSSAAGIYLLLEQPYGIGDRVQIGQQSGIVQEVDLLVTKIEDDSEEYIVPNRKVFEAEIVRERE; the protein is encoded by the coding sequence ATGGAGTGGCAGACGCTGATCGACGAGCCGGCCGTTATCGCGATGGCGGTATTGGTATTGGGGCTGGTTGTTGGCTATCTCGTCGGTCGGCTCAACAAGGAGTTGCTGTCGGCCTCGGGCGTCCCGGAGACGGTCGAAGGAACCCCGTTCGAACGGACTGCCCAGTCGATCGGCACGTCGACAGTCGAGATCGTTGCACGACTTAGCTCGTGGTTTATTTATGGCATCGCCGTCCTCACGGCGATCCACATCGCCCAGCTACTCGACACCGACGCCTTCTGGTTCCGCGTAACGGAGTTCATCCCACAGGTTTTCATCGCCGTACTCATCCTTATTCTCGGGTTCATCATCGCCGATAAATCTGAACTGGTCGTCAGCGAGTATCTCCGCGGCGTCAAACTGCCCGACGTGTCGGTGCTCCCCCGGCTGGTGAAGTACTCGGTACTGTACGTCGCGTTCGTCCTCGCACTGGGGCAGATCGGCGTCTACGTCCTCCCACTGGTCGTCCTGCTTGCGATCTTCGCGGCGGGTGCCATCGTCGTCGGTGCAATCGCGTTCAAGGACTTCCTCGTCTCGAGTGCGGCCGGCATCTATCTGTTGCTCGAGCAACCGTACGGAATCGGCGACCGCGTACAAATCGGCCAGCAGTCGGGCATCGTTCAGGAAGTCGACCTCCTCGTCACGAAGATCGAAGACGACTCCGAGGAGTACATCGTCCCGAACCGCAAGGTGTTCGAGGCCGAAATCGTCAGAGAGCGCGAGTAG
- a CDS encoding phosphohexomutase domain-containing protein has protein sequence MTLFGTAGIRGPVTEITPALALTVGQAAGEPGETFVVGRDGRQTGPALAAAMEAGLESAGADVFRLGRVPTPALAFAARGRKGVMVTASHNPPADNGLKFFVDGVEYDRDAEREIEKRVTDDVASVPWNEWGRSDRLEVLETYRDAVVDYVETTFGDADAHSHDLLSGLSIAVDCGNGVGALATPQVLERLGATVVAVNANVDGYFPARESKPTPETLTEFTDFLAAGSFDLGLAHDGDADRLVVLGPDGEVIHEDTILAVVAAHYAGDSDADDPVVVTTPNASARIDERVRAAGGRVERVRLGALHEGIARERARGAEGTAVVFAAEPWKHIHTGFGGWIDGVVSAAAVAALVADAGDTDALREPITERPYRKVSVDCPDSAKTVAMADLETDLPDAFPDATVNTDYGVRLEFADASWTLVRPSGTEPYIRIYAESDEVDALVDDTRHVVETAIDDAE, from the coding sequence ATGACGCTGTTCGGTACCGCCGGGATCCGTGGCCCTGTCACAGAGATCACGCCGGCACTCGCGCTGACTGTTGGGCAAGCCGCCGGCGAACCCGGTGAAACGTTCGTCGTCGGCAGAGACGGCAGACAGACCGGACCTGCGCTCGCCGCAGCGATGGAAGCCGGACTCGAGAGTGCGGGTGCAGACGTCTTCCGACTTGGGCGTGTACCGACGCCAGCACTCGCGTTCGCCGCTCGCGGGCGCAAGGGTGTAATGGTCACTGCGAGTCACAACCCGCCCGCCGACAACGGACTCAAGTTCTTCGTCGACGGCGTCGAGTACGACCGAGACGCCGAACGAGAAATCGAAAAACGAGTCACGGATGACGTCGCTTCTGTACCGTGGAACGAGTGGGGTCGGTCGGATCGACTCGAGGTCCTCGAGACGTACCGCGACGCGGTGGTTGACTACGTCGAAACGACGTTCGGCGACGCGGACGCTCACAGCCACGATCTACTGTCGGGGCTCTCGATCGCCGTCGACTGTGGGAACGGCGTCGGTGCGCTCGCAACGCCACAGGTTCTCGAGCGTCTCGGGGCGACCGTCGTCGCGGTGAACGCGAACGTCGACGGGTACTTTCCAGCCCGCGAGAGCAAGCCCACACCCGAGACCCTCACCGAGTTCACCGACTTCCTCGCTGCCGGTTCGTTCGACCTGGGGCTCGCTCACGACGGCGACGCTGACCGCCTCGTCGTCCTCGGGCCCGACGGCGAGGTGATTCACGAGGATACGATTCTCGCCGTCGTCGCCGCCCACTACGCGGGCGACAGCGACGCGGACGATCCGGTCGTGGTGACGACGCCGAACGCCTCCGCACGGATCGACGAGCGCGTCCGGGCAGCCGGCGGCCGCGTCGAGCGAGTGCGACTGGGGGCACTCCACGAAGGGATCGCCCGTGAACGCGCCCGCGGGGCCGAGGGGACGGCGGTCGTCTTCGCCGCTGAGCCCTGGAAGCACATTCACACCGGATTCGGCGGCTGGATCGACGGCGTCGTAAGCGCCGCCGCAGTCGCTGCCCTCGTCGCCGACGCCGGCGACACCGACGCGCTCCGGGAACCCATCACCGAACGACCCTACCGGAAGGTGAGCGTCGACTGTCCCGATTCGGCCAAAACCGTCGCTATGGCCGACCTCGAGACCGACCTGCCCGACGCGTTCCCCGACGCGACGGTGAACACGGACTACGGCGTCCGCCTCGAGTTCGCCGACGCCTCGTGGACCTTGGTCCGGCCGAGCGGGACCGAACCCTACATCCGGATCTACGCCGAAAGCGACGAGGTCGACGCGCTCGTCGACGACACCCGCCACGTCGTCGAGACGGCGATCGACGACGCCGAGTGA
- a CDS encoding nucleoside phosphorylase: MARDSEDPNADVQYHLEVGPDDVAGTVLLPGNPERLEKIVAHWDDHEIRAHHREYRTATGSVEGTPISVTSTGIGSPSAAIAVEELARVGVGTFVRVGSCGALQAEMDVGDLVISTGAVRQEGTSDEYVREDYPATADYEVVSALVAAAERLGYDYHVGLTMSADSFYAGQGRPGFDGFEAAGSSDLVDQLKEANVKNIEMEASAIFTLASLYGLRAGAVCSVYANRETGAFRTEGESRAAETASLATHLLAQMDQKKRAAGADRWHAGLSLEE; this comes from the coding sequence ATGGCACGCGACAGCGAAGACCCGAACGCGGACGTACAGTATCACCTCGAGGTCGGCCCCGACGACGTCGCCGGGACGGTCCTGCTGCCAGGTAACCCCGAACGCCTCGAAAAGATCGTCGCCCACTGGGACGATCACGAGATCCGAGCCCACCACCGCGAGTACCGGACGGCTACGGGCTCGGTCGAGGGCACCCCGATTTCGGTCACCTCGACCGGAATCGGTAGCCCGTCGGCGGCGATCGCCGTCGAGGAACTCGCCCGCGTCGGCGTCGGGACGTTCGTTCGCGTCGGCTCCTGTGGTGCGCTCCAGGCCGAGATGGACGTCGGCGACCTCGTGATCAGCACCGGCGCGGTCCGCCAGGAGGGGACCAGCGACGAGTACGTCCGTGAGGACTATCCGGCGACGGCAGACTACGAGGTCGTCTCGGCACTCGTCGCAGCAGCCGAACGCCTCGGCTATGACTATCACGTCGGCCTCACGATGAGCGCCGACTCCTTCTACGCCGGGCAGGGTCGACCCGGCTTCGACGGCTTCGAGGCCGCCGGCTCGAGCGATCTCGTCGATCAGCTCAAGGAGGCGAACGTAAAGAACATCGAGATGGAAGCCAGCGCGATCTTCACGCTTGCGAGCCTCTATGGCCTGCGTGCCGGTGCCGTCTGTTCTGTCTACGCCAACCGCGAAACCGGCGCGTTCCGCACCGAAGGCGAATCTCGCGCCGCCGAGACCGCCTCGCTCGCGACCCACCTGCTCGCACAGATGGACCAGAAGAAGCGGGCGGCCGGAGCAGATCGCTGGCACGCCGGACTCTCACTCGAGGAGTGA